The Kluyvera intermedia genome window below encodes:
- the mrdB gene encoding peptidoglycan glycosyltransferase MrdB (rod shape-determining protein RodA) has product MTDNPNKKSIWDKIHIDPAMLLILLALLTYSALVIWSASGQDMGMTERKIGQIAMGLVIMVVMAQIPPRVYEGWAPWLYIVCIILLVAVDAFGAISKGAQRWLDLGIVRFQPSEIAKIAVPLMVARFINRDVCPPSLKNTGIALVLIFMPTLLVAAQPDLGTSILVALSGLFVLFLSGLSWRLILVAVLLVAAFIPILWFFLMHDYQRQRVMMLLDPESDPLGAGYHIIQSKIAIGSGGLRGKGWLHGTQSQLEFLPERHTDFIFAVLAEELGLIGILVLLALYVLLIMRGLWIAAQAQTTFGRVMAGGLMLILFVYVFVNIGMVSGILPVVGVPLPLVSYGGSALIVLMAGFGIVMSIHTHRKMLSKSV; this is encoded by the coding sequence ATGACGGATAATCCGAACAAAAAATCCATATGGGATAAAATCCATATCGACCCAGCCATGCTGCTGATCCTGCTGGCGCTGCTGACCTACAGTGCGCTGGTTATCTGGAGCGCCAGCGGCCAGGATATGGGGATGACGGAACGTAAGATCGGTCAGATCGCCATGGGGCTGGTTATCATGGTCGTGATGGCGCAGATCCCGCCTCGCGTTTATGAAGGCTGGGCGCCCTGGCTGTACATTGTCTGTATTATTCTGCTGGTGGCGGTTGACGCCTTTGGCGCCATATCCAAAGGCGCGCAGCGCTGGCTTGACCTCGGCATCGTCCGTTTCCAGCCCTCCGAGATTGCTAAAATTGCCGTCCCCTTAATGGTGGCTCGTTTTATCAACCGTGATGTCTGCCCACCTTCACTGAAAAATACCGGCATTGCGCTGGTATTGATTTTCATGCCAACCCTGTTGGTTGCCGCACAGCCTGACCTGGGGACCTCTATTCTGGTCGCCCTCTCCGGTCTGTTCGTGCTATTCCTCTCAGGCTTGAGCTGGCGCTTAATTCTGGTCGCCGTCTTGCTGGTCGCCGCCTTTATCCCGATTTTGTGGTTCTTCCTGATGCACGACTATCAGCGCCAACGTGTGATGATGCTGCTGGATCCGGAATCCGACCCACTTGGCGCGGGCTACCATATCATCCAGTCGAAAATCGCCATTGGCTCCGGAGGTCTGCGCGGTAAAGGCTGGCTGCACGGAACGCAATCGCAGCTCGAATTCCTGCCTGAACGCCACACCGATTTTATTTTCGCGGTGCTTGCCGAGGAGTTAGGCCTTATCGGTATTCTGGTTCTACTGGCGCTCTATGTGCTGCTGATTATGCGTGGCTTATGGATTGCCGCCCAGGCGCAAACCACCTTTGGCCGTGTCATGGCCGGCGGGTTGATGCTGATTTTATTCGTTTATGTGTTCGTAAATATTGGTATGGTAAGTGGCATCTTGCCGGTGGTTGGCGTGCCGCTACCGTTAGTCAGCTACGGGGGTTCTGCCCTCATCGTACTGATGGCCGGGTTCGGTATCGTGATGTCGATACACACCCACAGAAAAATGTTGTCAAAAAGCGTCTAA
- the rlpA gene encoding endolytic peptidoglycan transglycosylase RlpA: MRKQWLGICIAAGLLAACSSDDVQKQTVSAPQPAVCNGPTVEISGADPRFEPLNATANQDYERDGKKYKIVQDPSTFSQAGFAAIYDAEPGSNLTASGEAFDPNQLTAAHPTLPIPSYARITNLANGRMIVVRINDRGPYGNDRVISLSRASADRLNNSNNTKVRIDPIIVAQDGSLSGPGMACTTVAKQTYALPDRPDLSGGMGSVSSAPQAVSPQGDVRAISNDTLTSESTGEGAPVKSSGFLGAPTPLNSGVLEDTAPAVSTQAAATAPVTAPVTAPASAATAAVAAPAATSATGDFVVQVGAVSDQARAQQYQQRLSQQFSVPGRVTQNGAVWRIQLGPFSSKGEASTIQQRLQSEAQLQSFITRAN, encoded by the coding sequence ATGCGTAAGCAATGGCTTGGGATCTGCATAGCGGCAGGGCTGCTGGCGGCTTGTTCGAGTGATGATGTTCAGAAACAGACCGTTTCAGCACCACAACCTGCGGTATGTAACGGCCCAACGGTCGAAATCAGCGGGGCCGATCCACGCTTTGAACCGCTGAATGCCACCGCCAATCAGGATTACGAGCGCGACGGTAAGAAATACAAAATCGTCCAGGATCCGTCAACATTCAGCCAGGCCGGTTTCGCTGCCATTTATGACGCCGAACCTGGCAGCAATCTGACGGCGAGCGGTGAAGCATTCGATCCGAACCAGCTTACCGCCGCGCATCCCACGCTGCCTATTCCGAGCTATGCGCGTATCACCAACCTTGCCAATGGTCGGATGATCGTGGTGCGCATTAACGATCGTGGCCCATACGGTAACGATCGCGTGATTTCACTCTCACGCGCATCCGCAGATCGCCTGAATAACTCGAACAATACGAAAGTCCGTATCGATCCGATTATTGTGGCTCAGGATGGTTCGCTTTCAGGGCCAGGCATGGCGTGTACGACCGTCGCCAAACAAACTTACGCCCTTCCTGACCGCCCTGATTTGAGCGGTGGTATGGGTAGCGTATCCTCAGCACCACAGGCAGTCTCGCCGCAGGGCGACGTTCGGGCAATCAGCAATGACACACTAACCTCCGAGAGCACAGGCGAAGGCGCTCCGGTTAAAAGTAGTGGTTTCCTGGGTGCACCAACTCCGCTAAACAGCGGCGTTCTCGAAGACACCGCGCCGGCTGTTTCAACACAGGCTGCCGCTACCGCCCCTGTTACTGCTCCCGTAACCGCACCAGCAAGCGCGGCAACGGCTGCTGTAGCAGCCCCTGCAGCTACCTCTGCGACGGGTGACTTTGTGGTTCAGGTTGGCGCCGTCAGCGATCAAGCTCGCGCCCAGCAATACCAGCAGCGTTTAAGCCAGCAATTTTCCGTTCCTGGTCGCGTCACGCAAAACGGTGCCGTCTGGCGTATTCAGCTCGGGCCGTTTAGCAGCAAAGGCGAGGCTAGCACCATACAGCAACGTTTGCAGAGCGAAGCTCAACTGCAATCGTTTATTACACGCGCCAACTAA
- the dacA gene encoding D-alanyl-D-alanine carboxypeptidase DacA, with translation MKTSFLARLLIPALSVAALTSAAHADDLNIKTMIPGVPQIDAESYILIDYNSGKVLAEQNADTRRDPASLTKMMTSYVIGQAMKAGKFKESDLVTIGNDAWATGNPVFKGSSLMFLKPGMQVPVSQLIRGINLQSGNDACVAMADYVAGSQDAFVGLMNSYVNALGLKNTHFQTVHGLDADGQYSSARDMALIGQSLIRDVPNEYTIYKEKEFTFNGIRQMNRNGLLWDNSLNVDGIKTGHTDKAGYNLVASATEGQMRLVSAVMGGRTYKGRETESKKLLTWGFRFFETVNPIKAGKEFASEPAWFGDNDRASLGVDKDVYLTIPRGRMKDLKASYVLTTSELHAPLQKNQVVGTINFQLDGKIIDQRPLVVLQEIPEGNFFGNIIDYIKLMFHHWFG, from the coding sequence ATGAAGACCTCTTTCCTCGCACGCTTACTGATTCCGGCGCTTTCCGTCGCAGCTCTGACTTCCGCTGCTCACGCCGATGACCTGAATATTAAAACAATGATCCCAGGCGTTCCGCAGATTGACGCGGAGTCCTACATTCTTATTGATTACAACTCTGGCAAGGTACTGGCAGAGCAAAACGCGGACACTCGCCGCGACCCAGCAAGTCTGACCAAAATGATGACCAGCTACGTCATCGGTCAGGCAATGAAAGCCGGAAAGTTCAAAGAGTCTGATCTGGTGACCATCGGCAACGATGCCTGGGCAACCGGTAACCCGGTATTTAAAGGCTCATCGCTGATGTTCCTGAAACCAGGCATGCAGGTACCGGTATCACAGCTGATTCGCGGGATTAACTTGCAGTCAGGCAACGATGCCTGTGTAGCAATGGCCGACTATGTCGCCGGTAGCCAGGACGCCTTCGTCGGCCTGATGAACAGCTACGTTAACGCACTGGGCCTGAAGAACACCCACTTCCAGACCGTTCACGGCCTGGACGCCGATGGGCAATACAGCTCCGCACGTGATATGGCGCTGATCGGTCAGTCGCTTATCCGCGACGTGCCGAACGAGTACACCATCTATAAAGAAAAAGAGTTCACCTTTAACGGCATCCGCCAGATGAACCGTAACGGCCTGCTGTGGGATAACAGCCTGAACGTTGACGGCATCAAAACCGGCCATACCGACAAAGCTGGCTATAACCTGGTGGCATCAGCAACCGAAGGCCAGATGCGTCTGGTGTCTGCGGTGATGGGTGGACGTACCTATAAAGGTCGTGAAACCGAAAGCAAAAAGCTGCTGACCTGGGGCTTCCGCTTCTTTGAAACCGTTAACCCAATCAAAGCGGGTAAAGAGTTTGCCTCAGAACCAGCCTGGTTTGGCGATAACGACCGTGCCTCATTGGGTGTGGACAAAGACGTTTACCTGACCATCCCACGTGGCCGCATGAAAGACCTGAAAGCCAGCTACGTGCTGACTACCAGCGAGCTGCATGCGCCATTGCAGAAAAATCAGGTTGTTGGGACCATTAACTTCCAGCTGGACGGCAAAATTATCGACCAGCGTCCACTGGTGGTGCTGCAGGAAATTCCTGAAGGGAACTTCTTCGGCAATATCATTGATTACATTAAATTAATGTTCCACCATTGGTTTGGTTAA
- the ybeD gene encoding DUF493 family protein YbeD produces MKTKLNELLEFPTPFTYKVMGLAKPELVDLVVEVVQRHAPGDYSPQIKPSSKGNYHSVSITINATHVEQVETLYEELGNIEIVRMVL; encoded by the coding sequence ATGAAAACCAAACTGAACGAACTGCTTGAATTCCCTACACCATTTACTTACAAAGTAATGGGTCTGGCGAAACCTGAGCTGGTTGACCTGGTGGTTGAAGTGGTACAGCGCCATGCGCCAGGTGACTACTCTCCGCAGATAAAACCGAGCAGCAAAGGCAACTACCACTCGGTGTCTATTACCATCAACGCCACCCATGTTGAACAGGTAGAAACGTTGTACGAAGAGTTGGGCAATATTGAAATTGTTCGTATGGTGCTGTAA
- the lipB gene encoding lipoyl(octanoyl) transferase LipB: MIPPLSGDPVLDFNTLLIRQLGLQPYEPISQAMHDFTDTRDETTLDEIWLVEHQPVFTQGQAGKAEHVLVPGDIPVIQSDRGGQVTYHGPGQQVMYVLLNLKRRKLGVRELVTLLEQTVVNTLAELGIEAHPRADAPGVYVGEKKICSLGLRIRKGCSFHGLALNIAMDLSPFLRINPCGYAGMEMAQVSQWDSAAKPENISPILVSQFLALLNNPPHEYIAA, from the coding sequence ATGATTCCTCCTCTTAGCGGAGACCCTGTTTTGGACTTTAATACCCTCCTCATTCGTCAGCTTGGCCTTCAGCCCTATGAGCCCATCTCGCAAGCCATGCACGACTTCACCGATACCCGTGATGAAACAACGCTGGATGAAATCTGGCTGGTTGAGCATCAGCCGGTGTTTACGCAAGGACAGGCAGGTAAAGCTGAGCACGTATTGGTTCCCGGTGATATTCCGGTCATTCAGAGCGACCGTGGCGGCCAGGTCACCTATCATGGCCCAGGCCAGCAGGTGATGTACGTTTTGCTGAATCTAAAACGACGCAAACTTGGCGTCCGTGAGTTGGTCACGCTGCTGGAACAAACCGTGGTCAATACGCTGGCAGAGTTAGGTATTGAAGCCCACCCAAGAGCGGATGCTCCGGGAGTTTATGTGGGTGAGAAAAAGATTTGCTCGCTCGGTCTACGCATTCGCAAAGGCTGCTCATTCCACGGCCTTGCGCTGAATATTGCGATGGATTTATCTCCGTTCCTGAGAATTAACCCTTGTGGTTATGCGGGAATGGAAATGGCGCAGGTATCGCAGTGGGATTCAGCGGCTAAACCTGAAAATATTTCGCCGATTTTAGTTTCCCAATTTTTAGCGCTGCTTAATAATCCGCCTCACGAATATATCGCCGCTTAA
- a CDS encoding YbeF family transcriptional regulator, which translates to MDYNGKPENKVNLNVDNDTPQIFRTLRNIDLNLLTIFEAVYVHKGIVNAAKILNLTPSAISQSIQKLRLLFPDPLFIRKGQGVTPTAYATHLHEYISQGLESILGALDLNGSYDKQRVITIGTAASTGAIVMPVIYQAVKKTYPHVLLRNVAVTDANTQLSQFQTDLVIDNYEHNNPRTLGRHPLFSDTLVLVCRHDHPIHQVGPSADALVQYEHTLLTMDGAGNSDLYKRIRDMLPDRQVSVSSYNLFTIASLIASSDLIGIMPQRFYHIFKQCWPLSTLDFAPLQQEQLDFSLHYNKLSLRDPVMQNIINVIQEAF; encoded by the coding sequence GTGGATTATAACGGTAAGCCAGAAAATAAAGTTAACCTAAACGTCGATAATGATACGCCACAAATTTTTCGCACCCTGCGTAATATAGATCTTAATTTATTGACCATATTTGAAGCAGTATACGTCCATAAAGGTATCGTCAATGCGGCGAAAATTTTAAACCTTACGCCGTCTGCTATTAGCCAATCCATTCAGAAACTCAGACTACTTTTTCCTGATCCACTGTTTATCCGTAAAGGCCAGGGCGTCACGCCCACGGCTTATGCTACGCATTTGCATGAGTATATAAGTCAGGGGCTGGAGTCGATTCTCGGGGCACTGGATCTCAATGGTAGCTACGATAAACAGCGGGTGATCACTATCGGAACAGCGGCTTCAACCGGCGCTATCGTGATGCCGGTTATCTATCAAGCCGTAAAGAAAACCTATCCGCATGTCCTGCTAAGAAACGTTGCGGTCACCGATGCCAATACGCAACTCAGCCAGTTTCAGACCGATCTGGTGATTGATAATTACGAGCACAACAATCCACGCACGCTGGGGCGGCATCCCTTGTTCAGTGATACTTTGGTTCTTGTTTGCCGCCACGACCATCCGATACACCAGGTTGGGCCATCTGCTGATGCCCTCGTTCAGTATGAGCACACGCTGCTGACGATGGATGGTGCCGGTAACAGTGACTTATATAAGCGCATTCGCGACATGCTGCCAGACCGTCAGGTGAGCGTAAGCAGTTACAATCTGTTCACTATTGCGTCACTGATCGCCTCAAGCGACCTGATCGGTATCATGCCGCAACGTTTTTATCATATTTTCAAACAGTGCTGGCCGCTGAGTACGTTAGACTTCGCGCCTCTGCAGCAAGAACAGCTCGACTTTTCATTGCATTACAACAAACTCAGTTTGCGTGACCCGGTAATGCAAAATATTATCAACGTCATCCAGGAGGCATTCTAG
- the lipA gene encoding lipoyl synthase: MSKPIVMERGVKYRDADKMALIPVKNVVTEREALLRKPEWMKIKLPADSSRIQGIKAAMRKNGLHSVCEEASCPNLAECFNHGTATFMILGAICTRRCPFCDVAHGRPVTPDANEPQKLAQTIADMALRYVVITSVDRDDLRDGGAQHFADCISAIREKSPSIKIETLVPDFRGRMDRALDILTATPPDVFNHNLENVPRIYRNVRPGADYNWSLKLLERFKEAHPEIPTKSGLMVGLGETNAEIVEVMRDLRRHGVTMLTLGQYLQPSRHHLPVQRYVSPDEFEEMKAEAMAMGFTHAACGPFVRSSYHADLQAKGMEVK, from the coding sequence ATGAGTAAACCCATTGTGATGGAACGCGGTGTTAAGTACCGCGACGCCGATAAAATGGCCCTAATCCCGGTTAAAAACGTGGTAACAGAGCGCGAAGCGCTGCTGCGAAAACCGGAATGGATGAAAATTAAACTTCCGGCGGACTCTTCCCGTATTCAGGGCATCAAAGCAGCCATGCGTAAAAATGGCCTGCACTCCGTATGTGAAGAAGCCTCTTGCCCGAACCTGGCGGAATGCTTTAACCACGGTACCGCCACCTTTATGATCCTCGGGGCAATCTGTACCCGCCGCTGCCCATTCTGCGATGTGGCCCACGGCCGTCCAGTGACGCCAGATGCCAATGAACCGCAGAAACTGGCGCAAACTATCGCCGACATGGCGCTGCGTTATGTGGTAATTACCTCTGTGGATCGTGACGATCTGCGCGATGGCGGCGCTCAGCATTTTGCCGACTGTATTTCCGCTATCCGCGAGAAAAGCCCGAGCATCAAGATCGAAACGCTGGTACCTGACTTCCGTGGCCGTATGGATCGCGCGCTGGATATCCTGACCGCGACCCCACCAGACGTCTTCAACCACAACCTGGAAAACGTACCGCGCATTTACCGTAACGTTCGCCCAGGCGCTGACTACAACTGGTCACTGAAGCTGCTAGAGCGTTTTAAAGAAGCACACCCTGAGATCCCAACCAAATCCGGGCTCATGGTTGGCTTAGGCGAAACCAACGCCGAAATCGTTGAAGTGATGCGCGATCTGCGTCGTCATGGCGTCACCATGCTGACGCTTGGGCAGTATCTGCAACCTAGTCGCCACCACTTACCGGTACAGCGTTACGTTAGCCCGGATGAATTCGAAGAGATGAAAGCCGAAGCTATGGCGATGGGCTTCACCCATGCTGCCTGCGGCCCATTCGTGCGTTCGTCTTACCATGCGGATCTCCAGGCTAAAGGCATGGAAGTGAAGTAA
- the tatE gene encoding twin-arginine translocase subunit TatE yields MGEISITKLLVVAALIVLVFGTKKLRTLGGDLGSAIKGFKKAMNDDETSAQKSAEEAPAEKLSHKE; encoded by the coding sequence ATGGGTGAGATTAGTATTACCAAACTGCTGGTAGTGGCAGCACTGATTGTTCTGGTGTTTGGTACCAAAAAATTACGGACACTGGGTGGAGACTTGGGTTCAGCGATCAAGGGCTTTAAGAAAGCCATGAATGACGATGAAACCAGTGCGCAGAAAAGCGCAGAAGAAGCTCCGGCAGAAAAACTCTCTCATAAAGAGTAA
- a CDS encoding deaminated glutathione amidase, whose translation MRVAVGQFAVTPEWRVNAQTCVTLMKSAVEQGAELLVLPEALLARDDRDPDLSVKSAQPLDGGFIQHLKAQSCGDTLTTIFTVHTPSDDGRARNTLVALRAGEVIAHYHKLHLYDAFSIQESKRVDAGQTLPPLIEVAGFKVGLMTCYDLRFPDMALALALQGAEILALPAAWVRGPLKEHHWSTLLAARALDTTCYVVASGECGNRNIGQSYIIDPLGITLAGAGLSPQLVVSEVSRDHLLTVRQQLPVLENRRFALPQLI comes from the coding sequence ATGCGGGTGGCTGTGGGACAGTTTGCTGTTACGCCAGAGTGGCGGGTGAATGCGCAGACCTGCGTGACGCTGATGAAATCGGCCGTGGAGCAGGGAGCGGAGCTGCTTGTATTGCCGGAGGCATTGCTGGCTCGTGATGATCGTGACCCTGACCTGTCGGTAAAATCAGCCCAGCCGTTGGACGGCGGTTTTATTCAGCATCTCAAGGCGCAGAGCTGTGGCGATACGCTAACGACTATTTTTACCGTACATACCCCTTCTGACGATGGCCGGGCAAGGAATACGCTGGTGGCGCTACGCGCTGGAGAGGTGATTGCCCACTATCACAAGCTGCATCTGTATGATGCTTTTTCGATTCAGGAATCAAAACGGGTTGATGCCGGACAAACGCTACCGCCGCTGATTGAGGTGGCTGGCTTTAAGGTCGGACTGATGACTTGCTATGATTTACGCTTTCCCGATATGGCGCTAGCGCTGGCACTGCAAGGTGCAGAAATACTGGCGCTACCTGCTGCCTGGGTTCGTGGGCCGCTGAAGGAGCATCATTGGTCGACGCTGCTGGCGGCTCGTGCGCTGGATACCACCTGCTACGTGGTCGCCAGCGGTGAGTGTGGAAATCGAAATATTGGGCAAAGTTATATCATTGACCCACTCGGGATCACCCTCGCCGGGGCAGGATTGTCGCCGCAGCTGGTTGTTTCAGAGGTGTCACGCGATCATCTTTTAACCGTTAGACAGCAGCTACCGGTGCTAGAGAACCGACGCTTTGCGCTACCGCAATTAATATGA
- the crcB gene encoding fluoride efflux transporter CrcB, translating into MMQLLLAVFIGGGSGSVARWLLSLKLNPMHHALPLGTLTANLVGAFIIGAGLAWFNRLPQIDPMWKLLITTGFCGGLTTFSTFSLEVVFLLQAGKFGWALLNVAVNLLGSFAMTALAFWLFTASR; encoded by the coding sequence ATGATGCAACTTTTATTAGCCGTTTTTATTGGCGGAGGCTCCGGTAGCGTCGCCCGCTGGTTGCTAAGCCTCAAGCTTAACCCAATGCACCACGCCCTGCCCCTGGGTACGCTTACGGCAAACCTGGTTGGCGCCTTTATTATTGGCGCTGGACTGGCGTGGTTTAACCGTCTGCCACAGATTGATCCGATGTGGAAATTGCTTATCACCACCGGTTTTTGCGGTGGGCTAACCACCTTTTCGACATTCTCATTAGAAGTCGTTTTTCTGCTGCAAGCGGGGAAATTTGGCTGGGCGCTGTTAAACGTCGCGGTCAATTTACTGGGATCATTTGCCATGACGGCTCTCGCCTTTTGGTTATTCACGGCCAGTCGGTAG
- the cspE gene encoding transcription antiterminator/RNA stability regulator CspE: MSKIKGNVKWFNESKGFGFITPEDGSKDVFVHFSAIQTNGFKTLAEGQRVEFEITNGAKGPSAANVTAL, from the coding sequence ATGTCTAAGATTAAAGGTAACGTTAAGTGGTTTAATGAGTCCAAAGGATTCGGTTTCATTACTCCTGAAGATGGTAGCAAAGATGTATTCGTACATTTCTCTGCAATCCAGACCAACGGTTTCAAAACTCTGGCTGAAGGTCAGCGCGTAGAGTTCGAAATCACTAACGGTGCCAAAGGCCCTTCTGCTGCTAACGTAACCGCTCTGTAA
- the pagP gene encoding lipid IV(A) palmitoyltransferase PagP, whose translation MLKLKKFILLVCVSVGLLSAVQPAYASFTQTVKEGYNTLSDNVAETWQAPQNYDLYVPAITWHARFAYDKDKTDRYNERPWGAGFGVSRWDDKGNWHGIYLMAFKDSYNKWEPIGGYGWEATWRPLADDNFHWGLGYTVGVTARDNWNYIPVPVVLPMASIGYGPATFQMTYIPGTYNNGNVYFAWLRFQF comes from the coding sequence GTGTTAAAATTAAAAAAATTTATTCTCCTGGTATGTGTTTCTGTTGGACTGCTTAGTGCGGTACAACCTGCCTATGCCTCTTTTACACAAACGGTAAAAGAGGGCTACAACACATTGAGCGACAATGTGGCCGAAACATGGCAAGCGCCGCAGAATTACGATTTGTACGTGCCAGCGATTACCTGGCATGCCCGGTTTGCCTATGACAAAGATAAAACCGACCGTTACAACGAACGTCCCTGGGGGGCGGGTTTCGGCGTGTCGCGCTGGGATGATAAAGGTAACTGGCACGGTATTTATCTGATGGCCTTTAAGGACTCTTATAACAAATGGGAACCCATCGGCGGCTATGGTTGGGAAGCCACCTGGCGACCGCTGGCGGATGATAATTTCCATTGGGGATTGGGGTATACCGTGGGTGTAACGGCGCGTGATAACTGGAACTATATTCCGGTACCGGTAGTGTTACCGATGGCGTCGATAGGCTACGGCCCGGCAACGTTCCAGATGACCTACATTCCTGGAACCTATAACAACGGTAATGTCTACTTCGCCTGGCTGCGTTTCCAGTTCTGA
- the dcuC gene encoding anaerobic C4-dicarboxylate transporter DcuC has product MLTFFELLIGVVVIVGVARYIIKGYSATGVLFVGGLLLLIASALMGHKILPSSETSTGYSATDIIEYIKILLMSRGGDLGMMIMMLCGFAAYMTHIGANDMVVKLASKPLKFINSPYLLMIAAYFVACLMSLAVSSATGLGVLLMATLFPVMVNVGISRGAAAAICASPAAIILSPTSGDVVLAAKAAEMPLIDFAFKTTLPISIAAIIAMAIAHFFWQRYLDKKENISHEMLDVNEITTTAPNFYAILPFTPIIGVLIFDGKWGPELHIIAILVICMLLAAVLEFFRGFNTQKVFAGLEVAYRGMADAFAGVVMLLVAAGVFAQGLSTIGFINSLISIATSFGSASIILMLVLVVLTMLAAMTTGSGNAPFYAFVEMIPKLAHSSGINPAYLSIPMLQASNLGRTISPVSGVVVAVAGMAKISPFEVVKRTSVPVIVGLIVVIIATEILVPGVAA; this is encoded by the coding sequence ATGTTAACGTTCTTTGAACTCCTGATTGGTGTTGTGGTTATTGTCGGCGTAGCCCGCTACATCATCAAAGGTTATTCCGCAACGGGAGTCCTTTTCGTTGGTGGCCTGTTACTGCTGATTGCCAGCGCATTGATGGGCCATAAGATTTTACCGAGCAGTGAAACCAGTACCGGTTACTCCGCAACTGATATCATCGAATATATCAAGATCCTACTGATGAGCCGTGGCGGCGACCTCGGCATGATGATCATGATGCTGTGTGGCTTTGCAGCTTATATGACGCACATTGGCGCCAATGATATGGTTGTGAAGCTGGCCTCCAAGCCGCTGAAGTTTATCAACTCACCCTATTTGTTGATGATTGCCGCTTATTTTGTAGCATGTCTGATGTCGCTGGCCGTCTCTTCCGCCACCGGCCTTGGCGTATTGTTAATGGCAACCCTGTTCCCGGTCATGGTCAACGTCGGTATCAGCCGTGGCGCCGCTGCTGCTATTTGTGCGTCACCGGCGGCGATTATTCTATCACCAACATCCGGCGACGTTGTGTTGGCTGCTAAAGCCGCTGAAATGCCGTTAATTGATTTTGCTTTCAAGACCACCCTGCCTATTTCTATTGCCGCTATTATTGCTATGGCTATCGCCCATTTCTTCTGGCAGCGCTATCTTGATAAAAAAGAAAATATCTCTCATGAGATGTTGGACGTAAATGAAATTACCACCACCGCACCAAACTTCTATGCCATCTTGCCCTTTACGCCGATTATTGGCGTATTGATTTTCGATGGCAAATGGGGCCCGGAACTGCATATTATTGCTATTCTGGTTATCTGCATGCTGCTGGCAGCCGTGCTGGAATTCTTCCGTGGCTTTAATACTCAGAAAGTCTTTGCCGGTCTTGAAGTCGCCTATCGCGGCATGGCTGACGCCTTTGCTGGCGTGGTAATGCTGTTAGTCGCCGCGGGCGTATTCGCTCAGGGTCTGAGTACCATCGGCTTTATTAACAGCCTTATCTCTATCGCTACCTCGTTTGGTTCCGCCAGTATTATTCTGATGCTCGTACTGGTTGTGCTAACCATGCTGGCGGCAATGACCACGGGTTCTGGCAACGCGCCATTCTATGCTTTCGTCGAGATGATCCCAAAACTGGCTCACTCCTCCGGCATCAACCCAGCGTATCTCTCCATCCCAATGCTACAAGCTTCAAACCTGGGTCGTACTATCTCCCCGGTCTCAGGTGTGGTTGTGGCGGTTGCGGGGATGGCAAAAATTTCACCGTTTGAAGTGGTTAAACGTACCTCGGTGCCCGTTATTGTCGGCCTGATTGTGGTGATTATTGCCACCGAAATTCTGGTCCCAGGCGTCGCCGCGTAA